The following proteins are encoded in a genomic region of Necator americanus strain Aroian chromosome II, whole genome shotgun sequence:
- a CDS encoding hypothetical protein (NECATOR_CHRII.G5934.T1): MRDRPVISIKNYTIYCGDADENKVGGCAIAVRNDYKNLVEEFCSMSSRCVFVRLRDRRGRVFWIVSAHAPTETAKDNSKNAFYDELNAFMSKIPSQQVVIVGIDATTKMGHEQQSDVLGKLYYPAERTSDNGDRLVDLCERGRGQHF, translated from the coding sequence atgagagatcgacccgtcatcagcatcaaaaattacaccatatactgcggcgatgctgatgagaacaaagtaggtggctgtgCGATAGCTGTAAGGAACGATTACAaaaacctggtggaggaattctGCTCAATGTCGTCTAGATGCgtctttgtacgactgcgagatcgcagaggacgtgtattctggatcgtaagtgctcacgcacctacggaaaccgctaaAGACAACAGTAAgaacgccttctatgatgaactcaatgcgttcatgtctaaaataccaagccagcaggtggtcattgtcggaatcgacgcaactACAAAGATGGGAcacgaacagcaatccgacgtgctaggaaaattgtattatccagcggagcgcacgtcggacaacggtgaccgtttggtcgacttgtgcgaacgtggcaggggtcaacacTTTTAA
- a CDS encoding hypothetical protein (NECATOR_CHRII.G5936.T1): MEFGKAWEHQNPRKACALLKQYCDKMKRCSPVLNSANGVAVGEATLPIWRDFKALLNRLAPSAPELEHVHRPTCAVNEEPPTESEVLVCIQKIKNGKSGGDDGISAEMLKYLPLSGIREITKIIRSI; the protein is encoded by the coding sequence ATGGAGTTCGGGAAGGCGTGGGAGCAccagaacccgcggaaagcctgtgctttactaaaacagtattgcgacaaaatgaaaagatgttctcctgtcctcaactctgccaatggagtagctgtcggtgaagcaacccttccaatttggagggactTCAAggccttgctgaaccggctagcaccgtcagctcctgaactcgagcacgttcatagaccgacatgtgcggttaacgaggagccaccgaccgagtcggaggtcctggtctgtattcagaaaataaagaatgggaaatctggtggagacgatgggattagcgcagaaatgctgaaatatcttcctttgtctgggattcgtgagattaCGAAGATAatccgttcaatatga
- a CDS encoding hypothetical protein (NECATOR_CHRII.G5935.T1), which yields MRILELQLDYVLARNIPQSNIRKCRAVWGVTFDSDHPQILLSFKIRFHKRNREIPLQPKIDMTGLKDEECRTKILQRVYVHVGVRARKKLNDADSFTNCTQDAARETLPVLLPPKNTGDFNQEKRLRKKLRRRTSRAMEFGKAWEHQNPRKACALLKQYCDKMKRCSPVLNSANGVAVGEATLPIWRDFKALLNRLAPSAPELEHVHRPTCAVNEEPPTESEVLVCIQKIKNGKSGGDDGISAEMLKYLPLSGIREITKIIRSI from the exons atgaggattcttgaacttcagctcgactacgttctggcgaggaacattcctcagtcaaaTATCCGAAAATGTAGAGCTGTTTGGGGCGTCActttcgactctgaccaccctCAAATTCtactcagcttcaagatacggttccacaagagaaaccgagaaaTTCCTCTTCAGCCGAAAATTGACATgacaggtctgaaagacgaagaatgcagaacgaaaatCCTCCAACGTGTGTAtgttcatgttggagtacgggccaggaagaagcttaacgatgcggattccttcacgaATTGCACCCAGGATGCTGctagggaaacgctcccggttctattgccgccgaagaa cactggtgacttcaaccaggaaaaacgTCTTAGAAAAAAGCTGCGTCGTCGTACGTCAAGGGCGATGGAGTTCGGGAAGGCGTGGGAGCAccagaacccgcggaaagcctgtgctttactaaaacagtattgcgacaaaatgaaaagatgttctcctgtcctcaactctgccaatggagtagctgtcggtgaagcaacccttccaatttggagggactTCAAggccttgctgaaccggctagcaccgtcagctcctgaactcgagcacgttcatagaccgacatgtgcggttaacgaggagccaccgaccgagtcggaggtcctggtctgtattcagaaaataaagaatgggaaatctggtggagacgatgggattagcgcagaaatgctgaaatatcttcctttgtctgggattcgtgagattaCGAAGATAatccgttcaatatga